The DNA window CGCTCCCGAACCGACCGACGCGAGCCCCGACTGGCGACACGGAGCGGCGTGCCGCCAGGTCACGCCGGAGACGTTCTTCCCTGCAGCCGAGAACGGCGACAGCTACGACGAGCAGGTCACCGCAGCCAAGGCGATCTGCCACACCTGCCCGGTGCTGAAGCAGTGCCGCGCCTGGTCGCTACTCCACCTCGCCTACGGCGTCGCCGGGGGACTCACCGAGAGGGAACGATCCACCCTCCGACGCCGGCAGCGCCGGGCCCACCCGAGGGCGGCCGCGGCGGCGCACGTCGCGCCGGTGGGTGAAGTGGCCGCGACCGCGACTCGCCGGGAGCGCCGCGCGGCCGCCGTGCGCTACCTCGCCGAGAGCAGAACCAGCCGGGACCGGGCCGCCCGACAGTTCCACGTCAGCATCCGCACCATCGACCGGTGGCTCGCCGAGGCCCGGGCCAGCGCCTGAGCACCCGCATCCGGGCCGACGACGGCTAGGTGCTGCTCAGATAGCCGAGCTCCTCTGCCCGTTCCCAGCATCCCCTGGACGAGCAGATCCGCATCGAGCCGGACGTCCCCTCCTTCCGCATGTCGGTGAGGTCCACGCTGCTGTTCTTCGCGTGCCCACACACGTCGCAG is part of the Pseudonocardia sediminis genome and encodes:
- a CDS encoding WhiB family transcriptional regulator, which produces MPIPSSSIDTRPAPEPTDASPDWRHGAACRQVTPETFFPAAENGDSYDEQVTAAKAICHTCPVLKQCRAWSLLHLAYGVAGGLTERERSTLRRRQRRAHPRAAAAAHVAPVGEVAATATRRERRAAAVRYLAESRTSRDRAARQFHVSIRTIDRWLAEARASA